ATTCATGTGATTGTATGGTTAAGATGTTGCACACGTCCTTGACTTGAGTCAAACATGTTTGCTTTGTAGGGTAACATCCTAGCCGGTCGGCTCTCCTAGTACAACCATCATAGGTATAAAACAAGTATATATTCATAATCATAAATAACTAATAATCTAAATAGTCATCATCTACATGCTCTTGTTCTTGTTCATTATTCTACTGCTCTGAAGGTTgttggactggtgtgggttaGACTGATGTGGGGTGATATGGGACAGAGTGTGATAGAGAGGGTCGTAGTTAGGTTAGAGGGATGGTGGAGTGAGGTTGTGAAGACTCAAACAACAACCTCATGACCAGTTGTTTGAAACCGACAAACTCTTACCTAAAATATATGTATTCTTGGTCATGTCTTTCTTATCGTTGCGTGAGTTGGACAACGACGTCGTTAGCATTGGTGGAAGAAGATGGTTAATGCTTGAGACTACCTCTTATCGCCATGTAAATTACAGCAAGTTGCCTTATACTATAGACTTGTCCTTTTTTCTTTCCACCAACGACATCGACCCAacaatgtgtcataagcatgCCATGGTCATAATTATTCTCTTTTGATGCATTAGAACATGACATATGCTCGTGAATTacttgaaaaacactagaagggggtTGAGTAATGTTGATGAAAAACTTTTTTTCGTAACCTTTCTAATATAGCACATTGTTAAGTTTTGAGTTTTCCTAATAAACACTTAGACGCTTGACCTAATAAACTCTTATGTATTGGAACAAACCCCAATCGAGAGTTAAGGGAGTTTTCATTCTCATACATGATGTTAATGTTCTAATTCCAAGTTCGATGAGATTGTGTTGTTAGGGTCCACCACCGTATTTAAGGTATTATCCACTTTAGAATTTGTAACTCTCTCAtgattttgttcttaaaatatGTCTTAGATGATAGAAGGAggaatgaatatttaaattatcattagTCTTGACTCCTAAGCAATTGAGACTATTAGATGTACTATGTGAAATGtgatatttatagattttataatatattaatatgtaGAGTAATAACAATAAGACAAACTCCAGATATAATAACAAcgtattaacaaataaaataattgaattagtTTATTACaatatgaattttgtttatattctcattaatatcatttttatttgattttagagatattaatatataatacaacTTTAACAATTGAATatctgaaaataataatatattttaagtcgGATAAATAAGTTAGTTATAAATAACACATACACTCcaatataatacattattttacaTACATTTTCtgttgattaaaatttattgaaaattacaaaagttTGATAGATCACGAAGCTTAACTAATGTACCCATTTCATTGTAAACGcggttaaatatttttcatatatattaagAACCATAAATTACCACTTTTTCAGATATAGTTTCACTCCTTGATACatgcataattttttattgaaattgataaaatagttaatcaatttaattaaaaactactCTTAACGACCATGGAGTTTTgatcaataataaaaagtagGTTAGAAAATGTATTCCTATCATTCATCCGTCAAAAGATGTTACTTAAtttccaacttttttttttcttataaaacacAATTCTTTACTTTTCCACGCACAAAAAACATGTGGATTTGAAAATTGTCAAATCACAAGATGATAAATGGatctgttaatatttttatgcaattttttttttgtggctAAATGGTTCTCGCATCTCTATCCACAACACAAGAGTTTGCTAACCTCCACATGCACTCCATTTACGAGGTTtcttttaagtatatttttaataatttaaacattttagtAACTTTATATATCACAAGACTCTatagaaaaagataatataaataattaaacttaaatacaactcttttaaatatttaatcaaaattacatatttagtaTACTGAACAAGTCGATATGTTAGAAAAAAATCCGAGTCTGCTATAGATAATTAATATCTccagatatttattatttataagtattttaacacctttttataaatgattagaTAAACGGATTAGATAAATGGATTagatgtaaatattatattatcgttatctaaaaaaataaaataaaaatttaattttaattttaatttaaaataaattaaaattttaatttatatttaatttatatttttttgtaattttatttgacaagttttaaaatatttatggattttTCTAATACATATACCTACACAGGTAACAAACAGATTATAagttaagtttttatttgtagGTCAAGTTACCATGCATATCCAATCTTAGCCGTTATCGTTTCTAGCTAATACCCATGAGTTGAAAGGCTAGGCCGTGGGTTCAAAAACCTAACCAACCCGCCTCTGTTCATTCGGTTTACGTTGGACCATTTATTCATCCCTACTTTTATACGCAACCactatttctttatttctttaagtACTTTTCCACGTAACCTTTACTTCAATTTGGTTTCAAACAGGATACGTGCATGTGAATTGTGCAAACCAAATGTTCTACAAGATTACTTAAAGTTACAAGAGAAGGAGCATTTTCTGGTGGTGCTAATTCAGATTAATGGTTAAGAAATTAAggtatatgttttttaaaaagcTATTGGGATGGACTTTAATAGTAAAtctcaaaattaataaaaaccaATTAACAAAACCATTTTGATTTTGCTATTTTGATCAATAGCAATTTGTGGGAGATCTTGGCTACAAAAATTTCCAAATATTAGATGCTGCATTGCTGTTGAAACCATAAATAATCAGAGAGAAACTTCAGCATTGAGAGACTCATCAATCAAATCAGTGAGCGTTTGAATATGGAATTCAACATTTATGACTGAGTGCACGCATCAGTAATTGGAGTAACATGGCTATTTAATAGAGTGGAAATCAATGATAAAACCTCAAACATGTTACAAATTTAGCAGCTCATAGAGATGGAAAAAGACTGGTCAAAGGATGAGTCATTCTGTTTATTTACTACATTTCTTTGGATCTATCTTTCAGTCACCACAGGCACcttttcatattcttctttGCCCTTTATTCTCCAAGAAATAATGGTGCAACCACCAAACCGTTGCTGCAAATGGATGATTATAGCAAACAAAAGGCTCACCAGAGGAATGATTATATCCCAAGCAGTGGAATAATAGTCTGCAATTTCATCCTCATATAAGGATGAGCCATCCACATACACAAGAGCCTCAAAGAGATCATATGCATGGGGAATTACTTTGACCAAACTGATTCCATAGTAAAATGAACAAGAAAGAGCATTTCCCTTGGAATTCCTCAACAAATTTAGCAAAATTTGAGGCAAGAGAAAGCCATCTAGTACCAATCCTGTATAAGATTTCAAGTTCTCCCAAAAGGATTGAAGTTGTGAAAGGCTAGAAGAAGACACTACATCACCATGCAGGGTATTGTTTTGGTGTACAAGAAATGCAATCAAGAACCCTGCTGCATGTAAGGTAAAAATCACATAGAAAACCCTCTTCTCAGCAATCCAAAGCTCCATTTGTTTTGTATCATTCTTTCTTGCTGACCATATTAGCTGCAAGAGACGGAGTTGCAACAAGAAACCCACCATTACAATTAGCCTTACAGAAATTTCCTTTACTTCAAGCAATTCATTTCCAAGCAAAATGCTTTTATTGTCATGATTTTGTGCAAAGAGTGCTTCAAAGTTCAGAACAAGGGGTACCATATTTCCCAAAGTAAGAATCAATAACATGACAAAGGAGATTGAGGAAACCATATCAGGATTTCTTTTCACATGGCAGAGTTGCAAACCCAGAAAAACACATGCCAGTGTTGTGCAAACTAGAATCATTATAACCTCCATATCTACTTTCTTTAAGGTTCTTGATGCTTCTGCCGTGTAAAATGCAGCTGAAGTCAAATCCAGTTGTTTGAAGTAAAGAGGGTCTGAATTTTCTCGTGTGCTTACTATACTTCCTTTAATGTAATCTCCATTTTTGTTTGTATCAAGTGGTGGGAACTGAAACTTAACCATAACTTCACAATCCAGAGAATTTGTTGATAGTATTTCGTTCTTTGAGCCAAGACTTCTGCAACCTACCATACATAAGCTTCCAGATTCAGCATCATAAATTCCCTCAGCTGAAACATTCATTGCCTCAGTTACATTTGTTGTTGTATTCAACATAGACTTTTGTGCACCTAACCTGGCATTAGGTAGTAGATTCATGCTGATTCTGTAGCTAACATTGTACAAGCCATTGCTGTGTGAATTTGAAGAATTAGATGGGGTTGTATAGCTGGAATTAGACGAAAAGGTTCCTTCTGAATTCAACTCTTGGATCTGATCATTGACAACCAACGGAGCAGAATAACCCCATGCCACTCTCCTCTTAGAGATTCTAACTGACATGTCAAATCTCATGTCCGAAGAATAAACATCTGGATACCTCACTCCCTTGTTCTTATGAGGTTCTTGTCTTGGGCACATCTTTCTCACTCTGTCAAGTAGCAAATATTCATACTTTGTGCCAGAAACTTCAACTCTACTGTTGTGAAAACTTCTGAAAACAATCCTCTTGAAATAACCTGAATCCCCCACAGTTTTGTTGCTCCAAATCTGGCCCACAATGCTACTTGCATCATTCATCGACCAAATCTTTGGAAACCTTAAGCTTATTCTAGTTGAGCAATTACCCACATGAACACTAGCCATTGATTCTTCCATTCCCAAGAAATGGCAACCAACTATGTAAAGTTGGTTCATTTCCTCATCCCACCACCCTTCTCCAACTAAGGTAGCATTAGGATTGAAAGACCATCTAGCACCACCACTACTACGAAACCCAATCAATACTCTCACCCTATGCTTAACATCTAAACAAACCAATTCTTTCAGAGACATTATATAGGGCAATTGGTTTGCATCCCCCACAACAGGACTGCAATTCTTTGCAGAGCTGCACTCGCTTTGGTATTGCAAATCAAATTTTCCATTAATCATT
This sequence is a window from Vigna angularis cultivar LongXiaoDou No.4 chromosome 2, ASM1680809v1, whole genome shotgun sequence. Protein-coding genes within it:
- the LOC128195338 gene encoding uncharacterized protein LOC128195338 — protein: MEPLALFLFSIISLNTFSSHASQLTYTDHCASVVPNSTPNESKFKDFPHGPFQVAYYLGGDTIVGADTFQKLRQKQATLRFKNVYETDVFGIHKLGLTLIVRSASSYYRVGNFTRGKRLKNRKRFPSSVTFTLDGFWSESSGMICMVGAGTGYSMKRLEVVLKLYNVVNSRINISTLVTGSLESLSPQHEVSYFEPISLFIFPRMDYDFSLDTKEAKNVYSDEGEVVPGLSINPVSFCSNISPMINGKFDLQYQSECSSAKNCSPVVGDANQLPYIMSLKELVCLDVKHRVRVLIGFRSSGGARWSFNPNATLVGEGWWDEEMNQLYIVGCHFLGMEESMASVHVGNCSTRISLRFPKIWSMNDASSIVGQIWSNKTVGDSGYFKRIVFRSFHNSRVEVSGTKYEYLLLDRVRKMCPRQEPHKNKGVRYPDVYSSDMRFDMSVRISKRRVAWGYSAPLVVNDQIQELNSEGTFSSNSSYTTPSNSSNSHSNGLYNVSYRISMNLLPNARLGAQKSMLNTTTNVTEAMNVSAEGIYDAESGSLCMVGCRSLGSKNEILSTNSLDCEVMVKFQFPPLDTNKNGDYIKGSIVSTRENSDPLYFKQLDLTSAAFYTAEASRTLKKVDMEVIMILVCTTLACVFLGLQLCHVKRNPDMVSSISFVMLLILTLGNMVPLVLNFEALFAQNHDNKSILLGNELLEVKEISVRLIVMVGFLLQLRLLQLIWSARKNDTKQMELWIAEKRVFYVIFTLHAAGFLIAFLVHQNNTLHGDVVSSSSLSQLQSFWENLKSYTGLVLDGFLLPQILLNLLRNSKGNALSCSFYYGISLVKVIPHAYDLFEALVYVDGSSLYEDEIADYYSTAWDIIIPLVSLLFAIIIHLQQRFGGCTIISWRIKGKEEYEKVPVVTER